One stretch of Eupeodes corollae chromosome 2, idEupCoro1.1, whole genome shotgun sequence DNA includes these proteins:
- the LOC129948261 gene encoding vitellogenin-1-like: protein MKQISAWIVCLLLLIHEGAPNPRPINLGSVGNVFTSSRDIGVGIVSNAGKFLPTPKGLFESGKNVIAGYPFEFVSTSINAICSAAVSTNAVIPKITPDIHKMQFQLRTPCKKYSFPLMHANEMWKSPEFDYRKKTVILATGWTTTVNETDTISQMAQAYHCRGDVNFIAVDVASYVDTLYTWSALNTEQIGENIGKGLMQLSEITPLENIHLIGHSLGAHIVGAAGRTFNYLTGKQIPRITGLDPAKPCFNEGENLSGLLRGDAQFIDVIHSNPGVLGKRDPMGDVDFYPGGLDPLPTGCLSVVCAHERAWLYYTESVYPGNENNFMAVRCSSLTRLKNNKCPGRSIPMGYASPNHLKGNYFLDVNGEAPFGMDGNKDRDERNKNCGLCPNSSGELV, encoded by the exons ATGAAGCAAATTAGTGCGTGGATAGTGTGTCTGCTCCTGCTCATCCATGAAGGAGCTCCAAATCCTCGACCAATAAATTTGGGTTCAGTTGGAAATGTCTTCACATCGTCGAGAGACATTGGTGTCGGCATTGTTAGTAATGCAGGAAAGTTTCTCCCAACACCAAAAGGACTCTTCGAATCTGGGAAAAATGTCATTGCCGGTTATCCATTTGAATTCGTATCAACATCGATAAATGCCATTT GCTCCGCAGCAGTATCTACAAATGCAGTTATTCCCAAAATAACACCCGACATTCATAAAATGCAATTTCAACTCCGGACGCCATGCAAAAAGTACAGTTTCCCCCTGATGCATGCCAACGAGATGTGGAAAAGCCCAGAATTCGATTATAGAAAGAAAACAGTAATCTTAGCCACTGGCTGGACGACAACTGTCAACGAAACGGACACGATTTCCCAGATGGCTCAAGCATACCATTGCCGGGGCGATGTTAACTTTATC GCGGTTGACGTTGCTTCCTACGTGGACACTTTATACACATGGTCGGCTCTCAATACGGAGCAAATCGGTGAAAACATTGGAAAGGGTTTGATGCAATTGAGTGAAATAACACCGTTGGAAAACATTCATTTGATTG GACACAGTTTGGGAGCACACATTGTCGGAGCGGCCGGACGTACATTCAATTACTTGACCGGTAAGCAAATACCCCGCATCACAGGACTAGATCCGGCCAAGCCATGCTTCAACGAGGGCGAGAATTTATCTGGACTGTTGCGGGGCGATGCCCAATTCATAGACGTCATTCATAGTAATCCAGGTGTATTGGGCAAACGGGATCCCATGGGGGATGTGGATTTCTATCCAGGTGGATTGGATCCGTTGCCAACAGGATGTCTGTCTGTTGTTTGTGCTCATGAGCGTGCATGGTTGTACTACACAGAATCTGTTTATCCTGGCAATGAGAATAATTTCATGGCTGTACGTTGTAGCTCATTAACaagattaaaaaacaataaatgtcCAGGAAGATCAATCCCGATGGGATATGCCTCACCAAACCATCTAAAGGGGAATTACTTCCTCGATGTTAATGGTGAGGCTCCATTTGGTATGGACGGAAATAAGGATAGAGATGAACGAAATAAGAACTGTGGACTGTGCCCGAATTCATCGGGAGAGcttgtttaa